A single window of Mycolicibacterium aurum DNA harbors:
- a CDS encoding Rv1157c family protein: MSTTRTMLTTTLAVCSSAALLMVGVTSAAHADPVAAPVPGAPLPIDGLQAPGLPAMQSLGPVIQQAASDPTNAASMLMAAAAVFAGDMAAPQPSRDVASAVNQFVAQPVAHVPATGAVPGAEAHLPAGVNPAHVLGPEADAAPMALPEVAHAPAAAAEPGVVPAAVPAPGPAPVPGPAPAPGPAPAPGAEVATPVAAAPGFGPDAPVTQDFLYPSISNGCLSDGGNVLATAISVAGPATIPLPGPGPGQTAYVFTAIGTPGPAAEQKLPLNATWVNLTTGKSGSVTLKPRPDLNPNGPTTLTAIADTGSGSIMSTVFGQVTTTEKQCQFMPTIGSTVVP, from the coding sequence ATGTCAACGACCAGGACGATGCTCACCACCACACTTGCGGTGTGCTCCTCCGCCGCGTTGCTGATGGTCGGCGTGACCAGCGCAGCTCACGCCGACCCGGTGGCGGCTCCGGTGCCGGGCGCGCCACTGCCCATCGATGGGCTGCAGGCTCCCGGACTGCCCGCGATGCAGAGCCTCGGGCCGGTGATCCAGCAGGCCGCGTCCGATCCCACCAATGCGGCGTCGATGCTGATGGCGGCGGCAGCGGTGTTCGCCGGAGACATGGCGGCGCCGCAGCCGTCGCGTGACGTCGCCTCGGCGGTCAACCAGTTCGTCGCGCAGCCCGTCGCCCACGTGCCTGCCACCGGCGCGGTGCCCGGCGCCGAGGCGCACCTGCCCGCCGGCGTCAATCCCGCCCACGTCCTGGGTCCCGAGGCCGACGCCGCCCCGATGGCGCTGCCCGAGGTCGCGCACGCGCCGGCGGCCGCTGCGGAACCGGGGGTCGTGCCGGCCGCAGTCCCCGCCCCGGGGCCGGCACCCGTACCTGGCCCGGCACCTGCACCGGGGCCGGCGCCTGCACCGGGGGCCGAGGTCGCGACACCGGTGGCCGCGGCACCCGGATTCGGCCCGGATGCGCCGGTGACGCAGGACTTCCTGTATCCGTCGATCAGCAACGGGTGCCTGTCAGACGGTGGCAACGTGCTCGCGACCGCCATCTCGGTGGCGGGTCCGGCCACCATCCCGCTGCCCGGACCCGGCCCCGGTCAGACGGCCTACGTGTTCACCGCGATCGGCACACCCGGACCGGCCGCAGAACAGAAGCTGCCGCTCAACGCCACGTGGGTGAACCTCACCACCGGCAAGTCGGGCAGCGTCACGCTCAAGCCCCGGCCCGATCTGAACCCGAACGGACCGACCACGCTGACCGCGATCGCCGACACCGGGTCCGGGAGCATCATGTCGACGGTGTTCGGTCAGGTCACCACGACCGAGAAGCAGTGCCAGTTCATGCCGACGATCGGGTCCACCGTCGTCCCCTGA
- a CDS encoding DUF1059 domain-containing protein yields the protein MKTHLNCPCGEAITGKDEEDLVEKAQAHLSEVHPGREYDRDAILFMAY from the coding sequence ATGAAGACCCACCTCAACTGCCCGTGCGGCGAAGCGATCACCGGTAAGGACGAGGAGGACCTCGTCGAGAAGGCGCAGGCTCACCTGTCCGAAGTGCATCCCGGACGCGAGTACGACAGGGACGCCATCCTGTTCATGGCGTACTGA
- a CDS encoding nitroreductase family protein, giving the protein MDLYDVMRTTGAVRRFTDDPLPDDVLERILDNARFAPSGGNRQGVRVIVLRDRSTREALGALCVTGARRYIAQQRNGEGPWNPLQPMQVTGEQLAATDVPDELSTPLLTSAVVLVVCVDLAVVAAFDQDLDRIGMVSGASIYPFVWNVLLAARNEGFGGVLTTMAVAEETRVKALLRIPADFAVAAVLPLGRPQHQVSRLTRRPVSEFATREAFDGESL; this is encoded by the coding sequence ATGGACCTGTACGACGTGATGCGCACGACCGGTGCGGTACGACGCTTCACCGACGACCCCCTCCCCGACGACGTCCTGGAGCGGATCCTGGACAACGCGCGGTTCGCGCCGAGCGGCGGCAACCGGCAGGGTGTGCGCGTGATCGTGCTGCGCGACCGCAGCACCCGCGAAGCCCTCGGTGCACTGTGCGTGACGGGAGCCCGGCGCTACATCGCACAGCAGCGCAACGGCGAGGGACCATGGAACCCGTTGCAGCCCATGCAGGTAACCGGCGAACAGCTCGCCGCCACCGACGTGCCCGACGAACTGTCCACGCCGCTGCTGACCTCCGCCGTCGTCCTCGTGGTGTGTGTCGACCTGGCCGTGGTGGCCGCGTTCGATCAGGACCTCGACAGGATCGGCATGGTCTCGGGCGCGTCGATCTACCCGTTCGTGTGGAATGTGCTGCTCGCCGCGCGCAACGAGGGCTTCGGCGGCGTCCTGACCACCATGGCCGTCGCCGAGGAAACGCGGGTGAAGGCGCTGCTGCGTATCCCCGCCGACTTTGCCGTCGCAGCTGTGCTGCCCCTCGGCAGACCGCAGCACCAGGTCAGCAGGCTGACCCGCAGGCCGGTGTCGGAGTTCGCCACCCGGGAGGCGTTCGACGGCGAGTCTCTGTGA
- a CDS encoding recombinase family protein encodes MTVTLGYATAVGGGDLDEQLAALTADGVDPKRIFTDRTAGSTDKVRAGLLALLSYARSGDVVVVTALEHMGRSVSEVTQTVADLTTRGITLRCLQNGLDTATSTGRVVAQVLSELAALDAGRSDSRI; translated from the coding sequence GTGACCGTCACGTTGGGTTATGCCACCGCCGTGGGCGGTGGCGACCTCGACGAGCAACTCGCGGCGCTCACCGCCGACGGCGTGGACCCCAAGCGCATCTTCACCGACAGAACCGCGGGATCGACGGACAAAGTCCGCGCCGGACTGCTCGCACTGCTGAGCTATGCCCGCTCCGGCGACGTGGTGGTGGTGACGGCACTCGAACACATGGGTCGCTCGGTATCCGAGGTGACGCAGACCGTCGCCGATCTGACCACCCGCGGGATCACGCTGCGCTGCCTGCAGAACGGGCTCGACACCGCCACCTCCACCGGACGCGTCGTCGCGCAGGTCCTCAGTGAACTGGCGGCACTCGACGCGGGACGCAGCGACTCACGGATCTGA
- a CDS encoding HhH-GPD-type base excision DNA repair protein yields the protein MAKLQLVQEPAADALLEANPFALLVGMLLDQQIPMEVAFAGPKKIADRIGSFDAGVIADHDPDAFAALCAQTPAVHRFPGSMAKRVQALAQVVVDEYGGDATALWSDGADGREVLRRLKALPGFGEQKAKIFLALLGKQYGVTPTGWRAAAGDYGKAGSHMSVADVKDPGSLQKVRTYKKEAKAAAKAAKA from the coding sequence GTGGCGAAACTGCAGTTAGTTCAGGAACCCGCGGCAGACGCGCTGCTGGAGGCCAACCCCTTCGCGCTGCTGGTCGGGATGCTCCTCGACCAGCAGATTCCGATGGAGGTCGCGTTCGCCGGCCCCAAGAAGATCGCCGACCGCATCGGCAGCTTCGATGCGGGCGTGATCGCGGACCACGACCCCGACGCATTCGCCGCGCTGTGCGCGCAAACGCCTGCGGTGCATCGCTTTCCGGGTTCGATGGCCAAGCGGGTGCAAGCGCTGGCGCAGGTGGTCGTGGATGAGTACGGCGGCGATGCGACGGCGCTGTGGTCCGACGGTGCCGACGGGCGGGAGGTGCTGCGTCGCCTCAAGGCGCTGCCCGGATTCGGTGAGCAAAAGGCCAAGATTTTCCTGGCCCTGCTGGGCAAGCAGTACGGCGTCACCCCGACCGGGTGGCGCGCGGCGGCCGGTGACTATGGCAAGGCGGGGTCGCACATGTCGGTCGCTGATGTGAAGGATCCGGGCTCGCTGCAGAAGGTGCGGACGTACAAGAAAGAAGCCAAGGCCGCAGCGAAGGCCGCCAAGGCCTGA
- a CDS encoding DUF732 domain-containing protein yields MDMTRVLAALVVAVAAAMTLAATANAIPDQGTPEFDAYLQGLQRNGYNLNPDTAWRVSHQACVGGIPGYIGLELAAQGVIGPGAQERVMDVARTYACPIQ; encoded by the coding sequence ATGGACATGACGCGGGTGCTTGCAGCTCTTGTGGTCGCGGTAGCTGCCGCAATGACGCTGGCCGCCACAGCCAACGCGATACCGGATCAGGGGACGCCGGAATTCGACGCATATCTCCAGGGCTTGCAACGCAACGGCTACAACCTCAATCCGGATACTGCGTGGCGCGTTTCCCACCAAGCGTGCGTCGGCGGCATACCGGGCTACATCGGTTTGGAATTGGCCGCTCAAGGGGTGATCGGCCCCGGAGCTCAGGAGCGGGTGATGGACGTCGCCCGGACGTACGCCTGCCCGATCCAGTAA
- a CDS encoding GAF and ANTAR domain-containing protein, which translates to MTQPVKVEDPIRSAMVELIKGDAKDTALERTLASITGSAVELIDGVDFADVLVMHGGEARSVAATAALIVELDAAQLSLAQGPCLEAAARGAMIRCTDMRDEHRWPAFAAVAAAAGVRGTLSYQLIPHHNQLGALNLFGREPRTVDRESEAMGALLATMATVAMMTAVSMEQFKTALAGRDLIGQAKGILMNHYTIDADRAFGMLRELSQTGNIPLRTIAQRIIDTF; encoded by the coding sequence GTGACCCAACCTGTGAAAGTCGAAGATCCGATCCGTTCCGCGATGGTCGAGCTGATCAAGGGCGATGCCAAAGACACCGCGCTCGAACGCACCTTGGCGAGCATCACCGGCAGCGCCGTGGAGCTGATCGACGGCGTGGATTTCGCCGACGTCCTGGTCATGCACGGCGGCGAGGCGCGTTCGGTGGCGGCCACCGCGGCGCTGATCGTCGAGCTTGATGCTGCGCAGCTGAGCCTCGCGCAAGGACCATGCCTGGAAGCGGCCGCCAGAGGGGCGATGATCCGCTGCACCGACATGCGTGACGAGCATCGATGGCCGGCATTCGCTGCGGTTGCGGCAGCAGCCGGCGTACGCGGAACGCTGTCCTATCAGCTGATTCCTCACCACAACCAGCTTGGTGCATTGAATCTGTTCGGCCGCGAGCCACGCACGGTGGACCGCGAGAGCGAGGCCATGGGCGCGCTCCTGGCCACCATGGCCACCGTCGCGATGATGACGGCAGTCAGCATGGAGCAGTTCAAGACGGCGCTGGCAGGCAGGGACCTCATCGGGCAGGCGAAGGGAATCCTGATGAACCACTACACGATTGACGCCGACCGCGCCTTCGGGATGCTCCGCGAACTGTCCCAGACGGGCAACATTCCGTTGCGGACAATCGCGCAACGGATCATCGACACCTTCTGA
- a CDS encoding sensor histidine kinase, with amino-acid sequence MSGELAIALTATLILLAVAAVLAAVRTRRVVATPTERAVHAALHTASLAARALRRGLDTESARTAAPFLRDLTGADGLALFGGDGQLLARDPDEDLIWADELLDACDRAAGQSISGERRVMTHAKTSAVVAQPLLAEAGDLLGVLVVVTTRTPGPGMLGAVGEVARYAASQTELAELDASRARLDRAEVLALRAQISPHFIYNALNTIASFVRTDPDRARELILEFADFTRYSFRAAGQFTTLADELRNIDRYLTLERARFGAALKVRLQVAPEVLTVVVPFLALQPLVENAVRHGFAGRGSGSIELIARDEGSDCVITVEDDGIGMDPDALRVGPSDALSDGTPTADGTGAHVGLTNVDHRLRAAFGNDYGLVVETAIGAGTKVIMRVPKFRSGVRASGGGFGVGRNE; translated from the coding sequence ATGTCCGGCGAGCTCGCGATCGCATTGACGGCGACACTGATCCTCCTTGCCGTCGCCGCTGTCCTCGCTGCCGTACGGACCCGACGCGTCGTGGCGACGCCCACCGAACGTGCGGTGCACGCTGCATTGCACACCGCGTCGCTGGCTGCCAGGGCACTGCGTCGCGGCCTCGACACCGAATCGGCGCGGACCGCGGCCCCCTTCCTGCGGGACCTCACCGGCGCGGACGGCTTGGCGTTGTTCGGCGGTGACGGCCAGCTGTTGGCGCGCGACCCCGACGAGGATCTGATCTGGGCCGACGAACTGCTCGACGCGTGCGACCGCGCAGCGGGGCAGTCGATCTCCGGTGAGCGCCGAGTGATGACACACGCCAAGACGTCCGCGGTGGTCGCGCAACCGCTCCTGGCCGAGGCCGGCGACCTGTTGGGCGTCCTCGTGGTCGTGACGACCCGGACACCCGGACCCGGAATGCTCGGCGCCGTCGGCGAAGTCGCTCGCTACGCCGCCAGCCAGACCGAACTCGCCGAACTCGACGCCTCCAGGGCGCGACTCGACCGTGCCGAAGTCCTGGCATTACGGGCGCAGATCAGCCCGCATTTCATCTACAACGCGCTCAACACGATCGCGTCGTTCGTGCGTACCGACCCCGACCGCGCCCGCGAGCTCATCCTCGAATTCGCCGACTTCACCCGCTACTCGTTCCGTGCCGCAGGCCAATTCACCACCCTGGCCGACGAGCTACGCAACATCGACCGGTATCTCACGCTGGAGCGCGCCCGATTCGGCGCGGCACTGAAAGTGCGGCTGCAGGTCGCGCCGGAAGTCCTCACGGTCGTCGTGCCGTTCCTGGCGCTTCAACCACTGGTGGAGAACGCGGTGCGGCACGGCTTCGCCGGGCGTGGCAGCGGATCGATCGAACTCATCGCCCGCGACGAGGGTTCCGACTGCGTCATCACCGTCGAGGATGACGGAATCGGGATGGACCCGGACGCCCTGCGGGTCGGGCCCAGCGACGCCCTGTCCGACGGGACTCCGACAGCCGACGGTACGGGGGCCCATGTCGGGCTCACCAATGTCGACCATCGGCTGCGCGCAGCGTTCGGCAACGATTACGGTCTGGTGGTCGAAACGGCGATCGGCGCGGGCACCAAAGTCATCATGCGGGTGCCGAAGTTCCGGTCGGGAGTGCGGGCCAGCGGAGGTGGGTTCGGGGTGGGTCGAAATGAGTGA
- a CDS encoding LytR/AlgR family response regulator transcription factor: MTRPLTVLAVDDEAPALDELAYLLGKHPCIAEVFRAGDATSALRELNQRAIDAVFLDINMAGLSGIELAGVLANYSQRPAIVFVTAHDDKAVAAFDVGAVDYLLKPIREGRLDEAIRRVTSTQAVAPVGEEPAEIDSREPDSDVIPAELGGVTHLVPRESIGWVEAEGDYARLHSASGAHLVRIPLSTLETRWAEHGFQRVHRSYLVALRLVTGLRTTEGAVLVRLRANGASPAVELPVSRRQARELRDRLVRNPMRNLRPAGSADD, from the coding sequence GTGACCAGACCGCTCACAGTGCTCGCCGTCGACGACGAAGCGCCCGCTCTCGACGAACTCGCCTACCTGCTCGGCAAGCACCCCTGCATCGCCGAGGTGTTCCGCGCGGGGGACGCGACGTCCGCCCTGCGGGAACTCAATCAACGTGCCATCGACGCCGTGTTCCTCGACATCAACATGGCTGGCCTCTCGGGCATCGAGCTCGCCGGCGTGCTGGCCAACTACAGCCAGCGGCCGGCCATCGTCTTCGTCACCGCGCACGACGACAAGGCCGTCGCCGCCTTCGACGTCGGCGCAGTCGACTATCTGCTCAAGCCGATCCGGGAAGGACGTCTCGACGAGGCCATCCGTCGCGTCACGTCGACGCAGGCTGTCGCGCCTGTCGGCGAAGAGCCCGCCGAAATCGATTCCAGGGAGCCGGATTCCGACGTCATCCCGGCCGAGCTCGGCGGCGTCACCCACCTGGTACCCCGCGAGAGCATCGGCTGGGTGGAAGCCGAAGGCGACTACGCCCGGCTGCACTCGGCCTCGGGCGCCCATCTGGTCCGCATCCCGCTGAGCACTCTCGAAACCCGTTGGGCCGAACATGGTTTCCAGCGGGTGCACCGCTCCTACCTGGTGGCGCTGCGCCTGGTCACAGGTTTGCGCACCACCGAAGGCGCGGTGCTGGTGCGATTGCGGGCCAACGGTGCGTCGCCGGCGGTCGAGCTACCGGTGAGCCGACGGCAGGCCCGCGAGTTGCGCGATCGGTTGGTGCGCAACCCGATGCGCAATCTGCGACCCGCCGGGAGTGCCGATGACTAG
- a CDS encoding DUF485 domain-containing protein, giving the protein MTSGERPARQRVVLAHRRGARMVRTRVEVQEQTQVGDALVRGLVRAQLGLALRLAAVVVGLIGAIPLLNAIFPGLGAITVFGLRLNWLVLAGMVYPLLYGIGWFYVRLAEQGERDFVGVVDAEP; this is encoded by the coding sequence ATGACTAGCGGCGAGCGTCCCGCGCGTCAGCGGGTGGTCCTGGCGCACCGGCGCGGCGCGCGCATGGTCCGCACCCGCGTCGAGGTCCAGGAGCAGACCCAGGTGGGCGACGCCCTGGTGCGCGGGCTGGTCCGCGCCCAGCTGGGCCTGGCGCTACGGCTGGCAGCGGTGGTGGTGGGCCTCATCGGCGCCATTCCGTTGCTCAACGCGATCTTTCCCGGCCTCGGCGCCATCACGGTGTTCGGGTTGCGGCTGAACTGGCTGGTGCTGGCCGGAATGGTGTACCCGCTGCTGTACGGAATCGGCTGGTTCTATGTTCGGCTGGCCGAGCAGGGCGAGCGGGACTTCGTCGGCGTCGTCGACGCCGAACCATGA
- a CDS encoding sodium/solute symporter — MTNTALTAAALLAAAVATVAIGAYGVRFSRTTSDFLVASRTVGSQWNAAAISGEYLSAASFLGVAGLIAKYGADALWYPVGFTAGYLGLLLFVAAPLRRSGAYTVPDFAEFRLGSARLRKVAMLVVVVVCIFYLVPQYQGAGLALKTLLGVPVWLGPVAVGAIVITNVVAGGMRSITFVQAFQYWLKLTAVAIPALALTGLFLSDRGGELGGPLPPSVQQDTTVAIETDVVVQVVAPAGITVTGTLDGRRVEGATIGSAGEHTLAAGSILNLAEGAATPVVAGTPSAGSDWIASGGGLGGSHPLYQVVATMVATFLGTMGLPHVLVRFYTNPDGRAARRTALAVIALLSLFYLFPTLLGVFSRLYVPQLLITGTADAAVLLAPGSAIGGVAGQLLAALVAAGAIAAFLATSSGLLVSFAGALATDVLPGRVRDFRLAALIGGLIPIPLALAASGGVELSRSVGLAFAVAASTLCPLLVLGIWWRGLTAMGATWGLVVGGLLSGGAVTVAVAGGIDEAALGGWPAVLIGYPAAVSVPLAFATMILVSRLTRATVPADVAQTFARMHVPENLGMVIERMPKG, encoded by the coding sequence ATGACCAACACGGCGCTGACGGCTGCCGCCCTGCTCGCGGCCGCGGTCGCCACGGTCGCGATCGGCGCCTACGGCGTGCGGTTCTCCCGGACGACGTCGGACTTCCTGGTCGCGTCGCGCACTGTCGGCTCACAGTGGAACGCCGCGGCGATCTCCGGCGAATATCTCTCGGCGGCATCGTTTCTCGGCGTGGCAGGGTTGATCGCCAAGTACGGCGCCGATGCGCTGTGGTATCCGGTCGGATTCACCGCGGGCTATCTGGGTCTGCTGTTGTTCGTGGCGGCGCCGCTGCGCCGGTCCGGCGCCTACACCGTCCCCGATTTCGCCGAGTTCCGGCTCGGCTCGGCACGATTACGCAAGGTCGCGATGCTCGTCGTCGTCGTGGTCTGCATTTTCTACCTCGTGCCCCAGTACCAGGGCGCAGGCCTGGCCCTGAAGACACTTCTGGGCGTTCCGGTCTGGCTGGGCCCCGTGGCTGTCGGTGCCATCGTCATCACCAACGTGGTGGCGGGCGGGATGCGCTCGATCACCTTCGTCCAGGCGTTTCAGTACTGGCTCAAGCTCACCGCGGTCGCCATCCCCGCACTCGCGCTGACCGGACTGTTCCTCTCCGACCGCGGTGGCGAGCTCGGTGGGCCGCTGCCCCCGTCGGTGCAGCAGGACACCACCGTCGCGATCGAGACCGATGTCGTCGTCCAGGTCGTCGCACCCGCGGGGATCACCGTGACCGGCACGCTCGACGGCCGGCGGGTCGAGGGCGCGACCATCGGTTCGGCCGGCGAGCACACCCTGGCGGCCGGCAGCATTCTTAATCTCGCCGAGGGCGCGGCGACCCCGGTCGTCGCGGGCACCCCGAGTGCGGGTTCGGACTGGATCGCCTCGGGCGGTGGCCTCGGCGGGAGCCACCCGCTGTATCAGGTGGTGGCGACCATGGTGGCGACGTTCCTGGGCACCATGGGACTGCCCCATGTGCTCGTCCGCTTCTACACCAATCCCGACGGGCGCGCGGCGCGGCGCACCGCGCTCGCGGTGATCGCGCTGCTGTCGCTGTTTTATCTGTTCCCCACGTTGCTGGGCGTGTTCTCACGCCTGTACGTGCCGCAGCTGTTGATCACCGGAACCGCCGACGCGGCAGTGCTGTTGGCGCCGGGTTCCGCGATCGGAGGGGTCGCGGGACAGCTGCTGGCCGCGCTCGTGGCGGCCGGTGCCATCGCCGCGTTCCTGGCGACGTCGTCGGGTCTGCTGGTGAGCTTCGCGGGCGCGTTGGCGACCGACGTGCTGCCGGGCCGGGTGCGCGATTTCCGGCTGGCCGCGCTGATCGGCGGCCTGATCCCGATTCCGCTGGCGCTGGCGGCGTCCGGTGGAGTGGAACTGTCCCGCAGCGTGGGTCTGGCGTTCGCGGTCGCCGCGTCGACGCTGTGTCCGCTGCTGGTGCTGGGGATCTGGTGGCGGGGGCTGACGGCGATGGGCGCGACATGGGGGCTGGTGGTCGGCGGCCTGCTGTCCGGTGGCGCGGTCACCGTCGCCGTGGCCGGCGGCATCGACGAGGCCGCGCTCGGCGGCTGGCCCGCCGTGCTGATCGGCTACCCCGCCGCGGTCAGTGTCCCGCTCGCGTTCGCGACGATGATCCTGGTGAGCCGCTTGACGCGCGCGACCGTGCCTGCCGATGTCGCGCAGACATTCGCCCGGATGCATGTGCCCGAGAACCTTGGGATGGTGATCGAGCGGATGCCGAAGGGGTGA
- a CDS encoding DUF485 domain-containing protein, with protein MSETDQPIRPEAISGERYLEVQASPEFQELRSRLRRFVFPMTAIFLIWYAVYVALGAFASDFMGTRVWGDINIGLIIGLGQFLSTFLITGLYVRFANRELDPRASKIRADLEEELR; from the coding sequence GTGTCCGAGACAGATCAACCTATTCGCCCGGAAGCAATCAGTGGCGAACGTTATCTCGAAGTGCAGGCCAGCCCCGAGTTCCAGGAGCTTCGAAGTAGGCTGCGCCGCTTCGTCTTTCCCATGACGGCCATCTTCCTCATCTGGTACGCCGTGTATGTCGCCCTCGGCGCCTTCGCCAGCGACTTCATGGGCACCCGGGTGTGGGGCGACATCAACATCGGCCTGATCATCGGGCTGGGCCAGTTCTTGTCGACCTTTCTGATCACCGGGCTGTACGTGCGCTTCGCCAACCGTGAACTCGACCCGCGCGCCAGCAAGATTCGCGCCGACCTGGAGGAAGAACTCCGATGA
- a CDS encoding solute symporter family protein yields MTTVLAQSEVVGNPIANIGIFSLFVIVTMVVVIRASKKNATADEFFTGGRGFSGTQNGIAIAGDYLSAASFLGIAGAIAVYGYDGFLYSIGFLVAWLVALLLVAELLRNTGKFTMADVLSFRLKQRPVRLAAATNTLTVSLFYLLAQMAGAGGLVALLLNIQSRAGQSVVIAVVGILMIVYVLVGGMKGTTWVQIIKAVLLIAGAGAMTIMVFAKFGLNFSEILGAAQSAISGATTAGVAERDVLAPGAQYGGSLTSQINFISLAIALVLGTAGLPHVLMRFYTVPTAKEARRSVVWAIALIGAFYLFTLVLGYGAAALVGPDRILSAAGGVNSAAPLLAFELGGVILLGVISAVAFATILAVVAGLTITASASFAHDIYATLRKGHKVTEAEQVRVSRITAVVLGALSIGLGILANGQNVAFLVALAFAVAAAANLPTIVYSLYWKRFNTRGALWSMYGGLISTIILIVFSPAVSGSKTAMIPGADFAFFPLANPGIVSIPLAFLLGIIGTLTSPDDEDPKVAAEMEVRSLTGIGAEKAVVH; encoded by the coding sequence ATGACCACCGTCCTGGCTCAGTCCGAAGTGGTCGGCAACCCGATCGCCAACATCGGCATTTTCAGCCTGTTCGTCATCGTCACGATGGTGGTGGTGATCCGGGCGAGCAAGAAGAACGCCACCGCCGACGAGTTCTTCACCGGCGGACGCGGCTTCTCGGGCACCCAGAACGGCATCGCGATCGCCGGTGACTACCTGTCGGCCGCCAGCTTCCTCGGCATCGCAGGCGCGATCGCGGTGTACGGCTACGACGGGTTCCTGTACTCCATCGGCTTCCTGGTCGCCTGGTTGGTCGCTCTTCTCCTGGTGGCCGAATTGCTGCGCAACACCGGCAAATTCACGATGGCCGATGTGCTGAGCTTCCGACTCAAGCAACGGCCGGTCCGCCTCGCCGCGGCCACCAACACGTTGACGGTGTCGCTGTTCTACCTGCTGGCACAGATGGCCGGTGCCGGCGGCCTGGTGGCGCTGCTGCTCAACATCCAGAGCCGGGCGGGTCAATCGGTCGTCATCGCCGTCGTCGGCATCCTGATGATCGTCTACGTCCTGGTCGGCGGCATGAAGGGCACCACATGGGTGCAGATCATCAAGGCCGTCCTGCTGATCGCCGGCGCGGGCGCCATGACCATCATGGTGTTCGCCAAGTTCGGGCTGAACTTCTCCGAAATCCTCGGTGCCGCGCAGTCGGCGATCAGCGGTGCCACCACCGCCGGGGTGGCCGAGCGCGACGTGCTGGCGCCGGGCGCCCAGTACGGCGGTTCCCTGACCTCGCAGATCAACTTCATCTCGCTGGCGATCGCCCTGGTGCTCGGCACCGCGGGGCTGCCGCACGTGCTGATGCGCTTCTACACCGTGCCCACCGCCAAGGAGGCACGCCGTTCCGTCGTATGGGCCATCGCGCTCATCGGCGCGTTCTACCTCTTCACGCTGGTGCTGGGGTACGGGGCGGCCGCGCTGGTCGGTCCCGACCGGATTCTCAGCGCGGCAGGCGGCGTGAACTCGGCGGCACCGCTGCTGGCCTTCGAGTTGGGCGGCGTGATCCTGCTCGGGGTCATCTCGGCGGTGGCGTTCGCGACCATCCTCGCGGTGGTTGCCGGTCTGACGATCACCGCGTCGGCGTCCTTCGCGCACGACATCTACGCCACGCTGCGCAAGGGCCACAAGGTCACCGAGGCCGAGCAGGTACGGGTGTCGCGGATCACCGCTGTGGTGCTCGGAGCGTTGTCCATCGGGCTGGGCATCCTGGCCAACGGGCAGAACGTCGCGTTCCTGGTGGCGCTGGCCTTCGCGGTGGCCGCGGCGGCGAACCTGCCGACGATCGTCTACTCGCTGTACTGGAAGCGGTTCAACACCCGCGGCGCGCTGTGGAGCATGTACGGCGGTCTCATCTCGACGATCATTCTGATCGTCTTCTCCCCCGCGGTGTCCGGCTCGAAGACAGCGATGATCCCCGGCGCGGACTTCGCCTTCTTCCCGCTGGCCAATCCGGGCATCGTGTCCATCCCGCTGGCCTTCCTCCTCGGCATCATCGGCACCCTGACGTCGCCCGACGATGAGGACCCGAAGGTCGCCGCCGAGATGGAGGTCCGGTCGCTGACGGGGATCGGCGCCGAGAAGGCGGTCGTCCACTAG